The following coding sequences lie in one Anguilla rostrata isolate EN2019 chromosome 8, ASM1855537v3, whole genome shotgun sequence genomic window:
- the zgc:92591 gene encoding late histone H2B.L4 — translation MSNDVAKKRGKAPGERKTTKRKAKRRETYAVYIYKVLKQVHPDTGISSRAMSIMNSFVNDVFERIATEASRLTQYNKRSTITSREVQTAVRLLLPGELAKHAVSEGTKAVTKYTSSK, via the exons ATGAGTAATGATGTTgcaaaaaagagggggaaagcaCCCGGTGAGAGAAAGACGACTAAAAGAAAAGCCAAAAGAAGGGAGACTTACGCGGTGTATATCTACAAAGTCCTGAAGCAG GTTCACCCAGACACCGGTATCTCGAGCAGAGCAATGAGCATAATGAACTCCTTCGTCAACGACGTCTTCGAGCGGATAGCGACAGAAGCTTCCCGACTGACCCAGTATAACAAGCGGTCCACCATCACCAGCCGTGAAGTGCAGACAGCCGTCCGCCTTCTGCTACCCGGAGAGCTCGCGAAACACGCCGTCTCTGAGGGTACCAAGGCGGTCACTAAATACACCAGTTCAAAGTGA